A portion of the Vibrio coralliirubri genome contains these proteins:
- the ebgR gene encoding transcriptional regulator EbgR: MATLKDIATEANVSLATVSRVLNEDPTLSVKEETKRRIFEIAEKLEYKTSSSRKTVSSKKQNHHFLALYNYKQEAEVNDPYYLSIRHGIETQCEKMEVKLTNCYESKIQINSAPITGVLLVGRMTPEVIEQAKKLSDNICYVDFTDHSEPYDSVDIDLALISKEITNFFINQGYERIGFIGGQDDVNTPDIREVAFAEYGGLKNVVSEQDIYRGDFSSSSGYKLAKQMLATGDYPKAMFIASDSIAIGVLRAVHEHGLNIPEDIALISVNDIPTAKFTFPSLSTVRIHSELMGIQGVNLLIEKVRDGRTIPLRVYVPSKLKLRDTTK, from the coding sequence ATGGCAACGTTAAAAGATATCGCGACTGAAGCGAATGTATCATTGGCTACAGTTTCAAGGGTTCTCAATGAAGATCCAACATTAAGCGTCAAGGAAGAGACCAAAAGGCGTATCTTTGAAATTGCAGAGAAGTTGGAATACAAAACCAGCAGCTCACGAAAAACCGTTAGCAGTAAAAAACAAAACCATCACTTTCTAGCACTGTATAACTACAAGCAAGAAGCGGAAGTTAACGACCCTTACTATCTATCTATTCGCCACGGGATTGAAACCCAATGTGAAAAGATGGAAGTTAAGCTAACCAACTGTTATGAAAGTAAAATACAGATCAATTCAGCGCCAATCACCGGGGTTTTGTTGGTGGGTAGAATGACACCAGAGGTTATCGAGCAAGCTAAAAAGCTGAGCGATAATATCTGTTATGTCGATTTTACCGATCACTCAGAACCTTATGACTCTGTCGATATCGACCTGGCTTTGATCAGCAAAGAGATCACCAACTTCTTTATCAACCAAGGCTATGAGCGCATCGGCTTTATTGGTGGCCAAGACGACGTCAATACCCCTGATATTCGTGAAGTCGCTTTTGCTGAATATGGTGGCCTCAAGAACGTTGTCAGTGAGCAAGACATCTACCGTGGTGACTTCTCTAGCTCTTCAGGTTACAAGCTTGCAAAACAGATGCTCGCGACGGGCGACTACCCTAAAGCCATGTTTATTGCGTCAGATTCCATCGCAATTGGCGTTTTACGAGCAGTTCATGAGCACGGATTAAACATTCCTGAAGATATTGCGCTGATCAGTGTAAACGACATCCCAACAGCTAAATTTACCTTCCCATCTTTATCGACTGTTCGTATTCACTCTGAACTAATGGGAATTCAAGGCGTTAACCTGCTGATCGAGAAAGTACGCGACGGCCGAACCATCCCATTACGCGTCTATGTACCAAGCAAACTTAAGCTGCGCGATACAACTAAATAA
- the galE gene encoding UDP-glucose 4-epimerase GalE, whose product MKVLVTGGMGYIGSHTCIQMIQAGMEPIIVDNLCNSKELVLERIESLTGKRPTFYLGDIRDQSFLDSVFSENDIQAVIHFAGLKAVGESVAKPLEYYDNNVNGSLVLARSMKKAGVKSIVFSSSATVYGDPEVVPITETSPTGATTNPYGRSKYMVEECLSDLFHAENDWSVTLLRYFNPVGAHPSGTMGEDPQGIPNNLMPFIAQVAVGRREKLAVFGNDYPTVDGTGVRDYIHVMDLADGHVAALKVVGEKAGLHIYNLGTGKGSSVLEMVEAFAQASGKSVPYELCPRRAGDIAECWASTEKAERELGWKATRSVMEMTADTWNWQSNNPQGY is encoded by the coding sequence GTGAAAGTATTGGTTACGGGCGGCATGGGTTACATCGGAAGTCATACATGCATTCAAATGATACAGGCAGGTATGGAGCCGATCATTGTTGATAACCTTTGCAACAGCAAAGAGCTAGTGCTGGAACGAATCGAGTCGTTAACTGGCAAGCGACCAACGTTTTATCTTGGCGACATTCGTGACCAATCTTTTCTAGATAGCGTGTTTTCAGAAAACGATATCCAAGCGGTGATTCACTTTGCTGGCCTGAAAGCGGTAGGGGAATCGGTGGCTAAGCCTTTGGAATATTACGATAACAACGTCAATGGTTCACTAGTGTTAGCTCGCAGCATGAAGAAAGCGGGCGTGAAAAGCATCGTATTTAGTTCTTCGGCTACCGTTTACGGCGATCCAGAAGTGGTGCCTATTACTGAAACTTCACCAACTGGCGCGACAACCAACCCTTATGGTCGCAGTAAGTACATGGTCGAAGAATGTTTGAGTGATTTGTTCCACGCGGAGAACGATTGGAGCGTCACTTTACTGCGTTACTTCAATCCAGTTGGCGCACATCCATCGGGCACTATGGGTGAAGACCCACAAGGTATCCCAAATAATTTAATGCCGTTTATTGCTCAAGTAGCCGTCGGTCGCCGTGAAAAACTGGCTGTTTTTGGAAACGATTACCCAACAGTCGATGGCACAGGCGTTCGTGACTATATTCATGTAATGGATTTAGCGGACGGCCATGTCGCAGCACTAAAAGTGGTTGGCGAGAAAGCGGGCTTACACATTTACAACCTAGGTACGGGCAAAGGCTCAAGTGTACTCGAGATGGTTGAAGCCTTCGCACAAGCATCGGGTAAATCGGTTCCTTATGAACTTTGTCCACGCCGCGCTGGTGACATTGCCGAATGTTGGGCAAGCACTGAGAAAGCCGAGAGAGAGCTTGGCTGGAAGGCGACGCGTAGCGTGATGGAGATGACGGCGGATACGTGGAATTGGCAGTCGAATAACCCACAAGGTTACTAA
- a CDS encoding UDP-glucose--hexose-1-phosphate uridylyltransferase, translated as MSKVEFNPVDHPHRRYNPLTGQWILVSPHRAKRPWSGQDEKPSNAQLPAYEKECFLCPTNTRISGDENPDYEGTYVFSNDFAALMPDSPDAPESENPLFKTQGVRGLSRVICFSPDHSKTLPELPVNKIRGVIDTWNEQIEELGKDYLWVQAFENKGETMGCSQPHPHGQIWANSFLPNEIERKEKLLKEYFEQQGSNLLVDYVEAEMKDGSRTVVETEHWIAVVPYWAAWPFETMLLPKTHIRRMSELTDEQRDDLALAIKKLTSRYDNLFQCSFPYSMGWHYAPFFEEGTDIEHWQLHALFYPPLLRSASVRKFMVGYEMLAESQRDLTAEQAAQRLRDLSDVHYKEQE; from the coding sequence ATGTCAAAAGTTGAATTTAACCCAGTAGACCACCCGCATCGTCGTTATAACCCATTAACGGGTCAGTGGATCTTAGTATCACCGCACCGAGCAAAACGTCCTTGGAGTGGCCAAGATGAGAAACCATCGAACGCGCAGCTTCCTGCGTACGAGAAAGAGTGTTTCTTGTGCCCAACCAATACGCGTATCTCGGGTGACGAAAACCCAGATTACGAGGGCACTTATGTATTCAGTAATGATTTCGCGGCGTTGATGCCTGATTCGCCTGACGCTCCAGAGTCTGAAAACCCTCTATTTAAGACTCAAGGTGTTCGCGGGTTGAGCCGCGTGATCTGTTTTTCTCCGGACCACAGCAAAACGCTGCCAGAGTTACCAGTAAACAAGATTCGCGGTGTTATCGACACATGGAATGAACAGATTGAAGAGCTAGGTAAAGACTACCTATGGGTTCAAGCGTTTGAAAACAAAGGCGAGACCATGGGCTGCTCTCAGCCTCATCCGCACGGTCAGATCTGGGCAAACAGCTTTTTACCCAACGAGATTGAACGCAAAGAGAAACTGTTAAAAGAGTACTTCGAACAACAAGGTTCGAATCTTTTAGTGGATTACGTTGAAGCTGAAATGAAAGACGGCTCTCGCACTGTGGTTGAAACTGAACATTGGATTGCTGTGGTGCCTTATTGGGCGGCGTGGCCATTTGAAACCATGTTGCTACCAAAAACACACATCCGCCGTATGAGCGAACTGACTGACGAACAACGTGATGATTTAGCGCTTGCGATTAAGAAGCTGACCAGTCGCTACGACAACTTGTTCCAATGCTCATTCCCTTACTCAATGGGCTGGCACTATGCGCCGTTCTTCGAAGAAGGCACCGACATCGAACACTGGCAGTTGCATGCATTGTTCTACCCGCCACTGTTACGCAGTGCTTCGGTTCGTAAGTTCATGGTCGGCTACGAAATGCTGGCTGAATCTCAGCGTGATTTAACCGCAGAACAAGCCGCGCAGCGTCTTCGAGATTTGAGTGACGTTCACTATAAAGAGCAGGAATAG
- the galK gene encoding galactokinase: MSDLIQNVKASFEQVLGYQATHIIQAPGRVNLIGEHTDYNDGFVLPCAINYQTVVAAAKRDDNIVRVVSVDYGNAVDEFDLTQEITFQQDKMWANYIRGVVKCLKGRGFEFTGADISVTGNVPQGAGLSSSAALEVVIGQTFKVLYNLEISQAEVALNGQQAENEFVGCNCGIMDQMISAEGRANHAMLLDCRSLETQAVSMPEDMAVVIINSNKKRGLVDSEYNTRREQCEEAARIFGVPALRDVTIEQFRAKESELDEMVAKRARHVITENDRTVEAAQALRTHDMKRMGELMAESHASMRDDFEITVKEIDTLVDMVKEVIGEQGGVRMTGGGFGGCIVALVPPALVDEIKTTVEQKYQAATGLKESIYVCQAKDGAGLVEVI; encoded by the coding sequence ATGTCTGACCTAATCCAAAACGTGAAAGCATCTTTTGAGCAAGTCCTTGGTTACCAAGCTACTCATATTATCCAAGCACCAGGTCGTGTGAACCTGATCGGCGAGCATACCGACTACAACGATGGTTTTGTTCTACCGTGTGCCATTAACTACCAAACGGTAGTCGCCGCGGCTAAACGTGACGACAACATTGTTCGCGTAGTATCAGTGGACTACGGTAATGCAGTCGATGAGTTCGATTTAACTCAAGAGATCACCTTCCAACAAGACAAGATGTGGGCTAACTACATTCGTGGTGTGGTGAAGTGCTTAAAAGGTCGCGGCTTTGAATTTACAGGCGCAGACATCTCTGTAACGGGCAACGTGCCTCAAGGTGCAGGTTTAAGTTCTTCTGCGGCACTGGAAGTGGTGATTGGTCAAACATTCAAGGTGCTTTACAACCTAGAGATCAGCCAAGCTGAAGTGGCGCTAAATGGTCAGCAAGCCGAAAACGAATTTGTGGGCTGTAACTGCGGCATCATGGACCAAATGATCTCTGCAGAAGGTCGCGCAAACCACGCGATGCTTTTGGATTGTCGTAGCCTAGAGACTCAAGCGGTTTCAATGCCAGAAGATATGGCTGTGGTTATCATCAACTCAAACAAGAAACGCGGCTTGGTCGACAGCGAATACAACACACGTCGTGAACAGTGTGAAGAAGCGGCGCGCATCTTTGGTGTTCCGGCACTTCGTGATGTGACCATTGAGCAGTTTAGAGCGAAAGAGTCTGAATTGGATGAAATGGTCGCGAAACGTGCTCGCCACGTGATTACTGAAAATGACCGTACCGTTGAAGCGGCTCAAGCTCTGCGCACTCATGATATGAAACGCATGGGGGAGCTAATGGCTGAATCGCATGCATCAATGCGTGATGATTTTGAAATCACGGTTAAAGAGATTGATACGCTGGTTGATATGGTCAAAGAAGTGATCGGTGAACAAGGTGGCGTGCGTATGACTGGCGGTGGTTTCGGTGGTTGTATTGTGGCATTGGTTCCACCTGCATTGGTTGATGAAATCAAAACAACCGTTGAACAGAAATATCAAGCGGCGACGGGGCTAAAAGAATCTATTTATGTGTGCCAAGCGAAAGACGGAGCAGGCTTAGTTGAAGTAATCTAA
- the galM gene encoding galactose-1-epimerase yields the protein MTQEQNLHQSMTQTPAYDGDPAQLVTLSNTHGMQVTFMDIGATWLSCILPVKGNKREVLLGVNSMENFNKQASYMGTTVGRYANRIANGRFKIDGQNYKLETNQAGNTLHGGPNGFDKRRWNIAEQTETSVVFTLESADGDQGFPGNLNVSVRYDITEDNRVSINYSATTDKPTVVNLTNHAYFNLLGAEAGHDCLSHIVSINANQFLPTNSVGIPLGNLKSVKSTSFDFNQPMMISERLLGDEQQKAAKGYDHSFLLADGCKRTQCAATVTSPDALVTLKVFSTKPAMQLYTGNWLGGTPNRSGGSYEDYAGLALETQFLPDSPNHPEWKQDSCILKPEQEYNYSTCYQFEFSGDSSN from the coding sequence ATGACACAAGAGCAAAACCTGCATCAATCCATGACGCAGACTCCAGCCTATGATGGCGACCCCGCTCAGTTAGTGACGCTATCAAATACGCATGGCATGCAAGTGACATTCATGGATATTGGTGCAACATGGTTGAGCTGTATCCTGCCAGTAAAAGGAAACAAAAGAGAAGTTTTGTTGGGTGTTAACTCAATGGAGAACTTCAATAAACAAGCCAGCTATATGGGCACAACCGTTGGCCGTTATGCTAACCGCATTGCTAATGGTCGCTTTAAAATTGATGGTCAGAATTACAAGCTGGAAACCAACCAAGCGGGCAATACCTTACATGGTGGCCCGAACGGATTTGATAAACGCCGTTGGAATATTGCCGAGCAAACCGAAACGTCAGTGGTGTTCACTCTAGAGTCTGCTGATGGCGACCAAGGATTCCCGGGGAATTTGAATGTGTCGGTGCGTTATGACATCACCGAAGACAATCGAGTTTCCATTAATTACTCTGCAACCACAGACAAGCCGACTGTGGTTAACCTAACGAATCATGCTTACTTCAATCTACTTGGCGCAGAAGCTGGACACGACTGTTTGTCACACATTGTCAGTATCAATGCTAATCAGTTCTTACCGACCAACTCGGTGGGAATTCCATTAGGTAACCTTAAGTCGGTGAAATCGACTAGCTTCGACTTCAATCAGCCTATGATGATCTCAGAACGTTTGTTGGGCGATGAACAGCAGAAAGCAGCAAAGGGTTACGACCACTCTTTCTTATTGGCTGATGGCTGCAAACGCACTCAATGCGCCGCGACCGTAACCTCACCGGATGCGCTCGTCACACTAAAAGTATTTTCAACCAAACCTGCGATGCAGCTATACACCGGAAACTGGCTTGGTGGCACACCAAACCGAAGTGGTGGCAGCTATGAAGACTACGCTGGTTTGGCGCTAGAAACCCAGTTCTTACCTGACTCTCCTAACCACCCAGAGTGGAAGCAGGACAGTTGTATTCTCAAGCCTGAACAAGAATATAACTACAGTACCTGTTACCAGTTTGAATTTTCGGGGGATTCTTCAAACTAG
- a CDS encoding substrate-binding domain-containing protein — translation MATIKDVAKEAGVSVATVSRVINKSPKASASSVESVTKAMSKLGYRPNANARALVSQSTNTVGVLVGDISDPFFGTLVKAVDNVARENGKHILVGNGSHDREEERQAIELLINSRCDALVIHSKGLTDEELIAYAKEVKGLVLINRYIAEIANRCIFLDNKKGAYLATEYLIRHGHKNIACIASSHSIEDADERIQGYLAALSDYKIALSDSYIEYSAPTSDGGEYAMTNLLTKSLPITGIVAYNDYMAAGALSVLDENGIQAPDKMSIIGFDDGLIARYVHPKLTTIRYPIQMMAEKATRLALHLAKGENTSTEPMMFSPTLVRRNSVEKV, via the coding sequence ATGGCAACAATTAAAGATGTAGCAAAGGAAGCTGGTGTTTCTGTTGCAACCGTATCTCGAGTGATCAACAAGTCTCCCAAGGCGAGTGCAAGCTCGGTAGAGTCTGTAACTAAAGCGATGTCTAAACTCGGCTATCGCCCGAATGCCAATGCTCGAGCGCTGGTAAGCCAAAGCACAAACACTGTTGGTGTATTGGTCGGTGACATCTCCGATCCCTTTTTTGGCACGCTGGTTAAGGCTGTCGATAATGTCGCTCGTGAGAACGGAAAACATATCCTTGTCGGTAATGGCTCACACGATCGTGAAGAAGAGAGACAAGCGATTGAGTTGCTGATTAATAGCCGTTGTGACGCCTTAGTGATTCACTCAAAAGGCCTGACAGACGAAGAACTGATTGCCTATGCAAAAGAAGTCAAAGGCTTAGTGCTGATCAACCGTTATATTGCTGAGATTGCCAACCGTTGTATTTTCTTGGACAACAAGAAAGGCGCGTATCTTGCGACGGAATATTTGATCCGCCATGGCCATAAGAACATTGCCTGTATCGCCTCATCGCATAGTATTGAAGATGCCGATGAGCGTATCCAAGGATACTTAGCGGCACTCTCAGATTACAAAATAGCGCTCTCTGACAGCTATATTGAATACTCAGCGCCCACCAGTGACGGTGGCGAATACGCCATGACTAACCTTTTGACTAAATCACTGCCGATCACAGGCATTGTGGCGTACAACGATTATATGGCAGCTGGTGCTTTGTCTGTCCTTGATGAAAACGGTATTCAAGCGCCGGACAAAATGTCGATCATCGGCTTCGATGATGGCTTGATTGCCCGCTATGTTCATCCAAAGCTCACCACTATTCGCTACCCGATTCAGATGATGGCAGAAAAAGCGACACGACTCGCGTTGCACTTAGCCAAAGGTGAAAACACCTCTACTGAGCCAATGATGTTCTCTCCAACTCTGGTACGCCGCAATTCGGTAGAGAAAGTCTAA
- a CDS encoding tRNA-binding protein — MDTVSYGDFAKLEMRVGKIIEVVRHENADKLYIVQVDVGDKTLQTVTSLVPYYTEEELMGKQVVVLCNLAKAKMRGHTSECMLLCAETEDESESVLLTPERAMPAGIRVV; from the coding sequence ATGGATACTGTCTCTTATGGTGACTTTGCTAAGTTAGAAATGCGTGTAGGTAAGATCATTGAGGTTGTGCGTCATGAAAACGCAGACAAGCTGTACATCGTGCAAGTGGATGTTGGTGACAAGACACTGCAAACGGTGACCAGCCTAGTTCCTTATTACACAGAAGAAGAGTTAATGGGTAAGCAGGTTGTTGTTTTGTGCAATCTAGCGAAGGCGAAGATGAGAGGCCACACTTCTGAGTGCATGTTGTTATGTGCCGAAACGGAAGATGAATCTGAAAGTGTATTGCTAACACCTGAACGTGCGATGCCTGCAGGTATTCGTGTCGTTTAA
- a CDS encoding gamma-glutamylcyclotransferase family protein gives MYIFGYGSLINSSSRQLTGQTGQAIPAIVHGLIRHWSKIDDSYVLSPLIVNLGEGQVNGVLLEVDDIALAEFDRRERGYHRIKLKASQIESQDEFKQDQSIWVYIKDEIEAPCEKSPIVQTYVDTVLAGCLEVSESFAAHFVKHTQGWHHPLENDRHQPKYGNLAGVSDHHHSVIDGLILTVRS, from the coding sequence ATGTATATTTTTGGTTATGGCAGTTTAATCAACTCATCTTCACGCCAGCTTACCGGTCAGACAGGGCAAGCGATCCCTGCGATTGTTCATGGCTTAATTCGCCATTGGAGCAAGATCGATGACAGCTATGTGTTATCACCTTTGATCGTCAATCTCGGCGAGGGACAAGTGAATGGTGTGTTGCTTGAGGTGGATGATATTGCACTGGCTGAGTTTGATCGCCGTGAGCGTGGCTATCACCGCATCAAATTAAAGGCCTCTCAGATAGAAAGCCAAGATGAGTTCAAACAGGATCAATCGATCTGGGTTTACATCAAAGACGAGATTGAAGCACCTTGCGAAAAAAGCCCTATCGTTCAAACCTATGTCGATACGGTATTAGCAGGATGTTTAGAGGTGTCTGAAAGCTTTGCGGCGCACTTTGTTAAACACACACAAGGTTGGCATCACCCATTAGAAAATGATCGCCACCAGCCTAAATACGGCAACCTTGCTGGGGTTTCCGACCACCATCACAGTGTGATTGATGGCTTGATACTGACCGTGCGCAGCTAG
- a CDS encoding NnrS family protein yields MLNITDKSVEDAIPAYLRLGFRPFFFLGSLYAVIAIVAWVIMFQNGQPEMLKVPALWWHVHEMLFGFSMAIVVGFVLTAVQTWTGVNGTKHYRLAALVGLWIAPRILFWTPAPLWLISSVEALFLIFAAYEIGFRVVKSKGWKNLFFVPLFILAIVANFASYATIKGMPPFPSSAVWQAMLWWFTLLLSVMGGRVIPFFTARRFDFEKAQPLVWLEWLANLPLVGLFVLSFFPLTFAQVGNELMVFAGVTQLVRFIRWKPWTTLSEPLVWSLHAAYLCIPLSLLLRGLLDNPFASHNMLHLFAIGGLSGLILAMITRVTMGHTGRAIYKGPSMALAFSAIFIAALVRSLGVTFFPAYLFEMVNISAGLWTLAFGLFIWKFGMMLLTPRVDGHPG; encoded by the coding sequence TTGTTAAATATCACAGATAAAAGTGTAGAAGACGCGATTCCAGCCTACCTGCGTTTAGGCTTTCGACCTTTCTTCTTTTTAGGCAGTCTCTATGCCGTGATCGCGATTGTAGCTTGGGTCATCATGTTCCAAAACGGTCAGCCTGAAATGCTAAAAGTACCGGCGCTTTGGTGGCACGTACATGAAATGCTGTTTGGTTTCTCAATGGCGATAGTGGTTGGTTTTGTGTTAACGGCGGTACAAACGTGGACGGGTGTCAACGGCACCAAGCACTATCGATTGGCAGCCTTGGTTGGTTTATGGATCGCACCTCGTATTCTGTTTTGGACCCCCGCACCGTTATGGTTGATTTCGTCGGTTGAGGCGCTGTTCTTAATCTTCGCCGCCTACGAAATTGGTTTCCGAGTCGTGAAGTCGAAAGGCTGGAAGAACCTGTTCTTTGTGCCGCTGTTTATATTGGCTATCGTGGCGAACTTTGCTAGTTACGCGACCATAAAGGGAATGCCTCCATTTCCATCGTCTGCAGTTTGGCAGGCCATGTTGTGGTGGTTTACCTTGCTGTTATCAGTGATGGGTGGGCGAGTAATCCCATTCTTCACGGCGCGTCGCTTTGATTTTGAAAAAGCACAACCATTGGTTTGGTTGGAATGGCTAGCGAACCTACCTTTGGTTGGTTTATTTGTGTTGAGCTTCTTCCCATTAACCTTTGCTCAAGTCGGCAATGAGTTGATGGTATTTGCAGGTGTGACACAGTTGGTGCGCTTTATCCGCTGGAAGCCTTGGACAACGCTATCAGAACCTTTGGTGTGGTCGCTGCATGCGGCTTACCTATGTATCCCTCTTAGCTTGCTGTTACGTGGTCTGTTAGACAACCCGTTCGCAAGCCACAACATGCTGCACTTGTTTGCGATTGGCGGTTTGAGTGGATTAATTCTGGCGATGATTACGCGCGTGACAATGGGACATACTGGTCGTGCTATCTATAAAGGGCCAAGTATGGCTTTGGCGTTTTCGGCTATTTTTATTGCGGCACTCGTTCGTAGTTTGGGTGTGACATTCTTCCCTGCGTATTTATTTGAGATGGTTAACATCAGCGCCGGTTTATGGACATTAGCGTTCGGGCTGTTTATCTGGAAGTTCGGCATGATGCTGTTAACGCCAAGAGTGGATGGTCATCCGGGCTAA
- a CDS encoding adenosine deaminase produces MDSFIKNLPKVELHLHIEGTLEPELMFQLAKRNAVSIPFETPDQVRDAYQFHNLQSFLDIYYQGANVLIHEQDFYDLTWAYLLKCQQDNVVHTEIFFDPQTHTERGIDFEVIVGGITLALNQAEQELGISSQLIMCFLRHLDEDSAFETLKQALPFKDKIIAAGLDSSEQGNPPEKFKHVFQEAINQGFLTVAHAGEEGPAQNIIDAVSLLGITRIDHGVRCVEDEELMEQLIAKRTPLTVCPLSNTKLKVFESMQEHNIVELLRKGLCVTINSDDPAYFGGYMNDNFLAVANAHPLTKNELAQFSINAIEASFISPHAKEDLITQVRQYLAANT; encoded by the coding sequence ATGGATAGCTTCATCAAAAATTTACCGAAAGTTGAGCTGCACTTACATATAGAAGGCACACTAGAGCCAGAGCTGATGTTCCAACTCGCCAAGCGTAACGCCGTGTCGATTCCCTTTGAGACCCCTGACCAAGTCCGAGACGCGTACCAGTTCCACAATCTTCAATCCTTTCTCGATATCTATTATCAAGGTGCAAACGTACTGATTCATGAACAAGATTTCTACGACCTGACGTGGGCTTATCTGTTGAAGTGCCAGCAAGATAATGTAGTTCATACTGAGATATTCTTCGACCCTCAAACTCACACTGAACGCGGCATTGACTTTGAAGTCATCGTCGGCGGGATTACTCTAGCTTTGAATCAAGCGGAGCAAGAACTTGGCATCAGCAGCCAACTGATCATGTGCTTTCTGCGCCACCTTGATGAAGACAGCGCTTTTGAAACGCTCAAACAAGCCCTTCCCTTTAAAGATAAGATCATTGCCGCTGGGTTAGATTCATCAGAACAGGGCAATCCGCCAGAGAAGTTTAAACATGTATTCCAAGAAGCGATCAACCAAGGCTTCCTGACTGTCGCGCACGCCGGAGAAGAAGGCCCAGCACAAAATATTATCGACGCAGTGAGCTTGTTAGGCATTACCCGAATTGATCATGGCGTTCGTTGTGTAGAAGATGAAGAGCTAATGGAACAGCTAATAGCAAAACGTACACCACTGACAGTCTGCCCGCTATCGAATACCAAACTCAAGGTGTTTGAGAGCATGCAAGAGCACAACATCGTCGAGTTGCTGAGAAAAGGGCTGTGCGTCACCATCAATTCCGATGATCCGGCTTACTTCGGCGGCTATATGAATGATAACTTCCTCGCGGTCGCCAATGCTCATCCACTGACGAAAAACGAATTAGCGCAGTTTAGTATTAATGCCATCGAAGCCAGTTTTATCTCGCCTCATGCCAAAGAAGATCTCATCACACAGGTACGTCAATATCTTGCTGCGAATACTTAA
- a CDS encoding DUF3622 domain-containing protein: protein MSKNKKFDIRLTEKRNGWCAEITRQVTSRSTTVSKRESGFETEALAQEWAEKELASFIANQAERNERKSEQRKERDELRHTKELKAEQAREARAKARAEEQEDAE, encoded by the coding sequence ATGTCTAAGAACAAAAAATTTGATATCCGCCTTACAGAAAAACGCAACGGTTGGTGTGCAGAGATTACTCGTCAAGTAACGTCTCGCAGCACTACAGTATCTAAGCGTGAGTCTGGTTTCGAAACTGAAGCTCTAGCACAAGAGTGGGCAGAGAAAGAGCTAGCATCTTTCATCGCTAACCAAGCTGAACGTAACGAGCGTAAATCAGAGCAGCGTAAAGAGCGTGACGAACTACGTCATACTAAAGAGCTTAAAGCTGAGCAAGCACGTGAAGCGCGCGCTAAAGCTCGTGCAGAAGAGCAAGAAGACGCTGAGTAA